One Littorina saxatilis isolate snail1 linkage group LG10, US_GU_Lsax_2.0, whole genome shotgun sequence DNA window includes the following coding sequences:
- the LOC138977881 gene encoding uncharacterized protein — protein sequence MMASGNDGQKTSDNLVDIVRHLYPDALTRTYVVPPVHYNRVPYNKAKVPGTDQEVLVLPSSEQLQHQQGNIQADFAQRHVLHNLQQLGDSGKEVMFVVSELNFKDYLNKPFYAKHTGKLPKPGNLPKEYRHFGKQGDFDILVIHRKLGILVGEIKSVGKTEASRADTEVVKVIDKAVKQLDKCEVHARHMVSDITPSLTVRKTLFLPYVTRAQLQRILDDENNAKLQQAVCRSLGAPNTAKAVQLCCCSDQLSQTASYWHVTPAVLSQLSTWWQHRMACTLDTLLTDDKYLDIVARFVGPATTVSVPCYNGVRVEVRTAGQAVAELGRRLALLVLTLQQLDLMNRDPPRICLTGPPGTG from the exons ATGATGGCGAGTGGAAACGATGGTCAGAAAACCAGTGAcaacttggtggacattgtgcGACACTTgtaccctgacgctctcacccgtacATACGTTGTGCCTCCTGTGCATTATAACCGGGTGCCATACAACAAGGCCAAAGTACCCGGTACTGACCAGGAAGTGCTCGTGCTGCCCTCTAGTGAGCAGCTTCAGCATCAGCAGGGCAACATTCAGGCAGACTTTGCACAGCGGCACGTGCTGCACAACCTGCAGCAACTCGGAGATTCCGGAAAGGAGGTCATGTTCGTGGTGTCTGAGCTGAACTTTAAAGACTACCTCAACAAGCCGTTCTACGCCAAACACACAGGCAAGCTCCCAAAGCCAGGAAACTTACCTAAGGAGTATCGGCATTTCGGGAAGCAGGGAGACTTTGACATCCTGGTGATTCACCGCAAGCTTGGCATCCTGGTGGGAGAGATCAAGTCTGTCGGTAAGACCGAGGCAAGCCGAGCGGACACTGAGGTGGTCAAGGTTATTGACAAGGCGGTCAAGCAGCTGGACAAGTGTGAGGTGCACGCCAGACACATGGTCAGTGACATCACACCAAGCCTGACAGTGAGGAAGACTCTCTTCTTACCGTACGTCACCCGCGCTCAGCTACAGCGGATTCTGGATGACGAGAACAATGCCAAGTTGCAACAG GCGGTGTGTCGGAGCCTGGGTGCACCCAATACAGCGAAGGCCGTACAGCTTTGCTGTTGCTCTGACCAACTGTCCCAGACTGCATCGTACTGGCACGTGACACCCGCCGTGTTATCACAGctcagcacctggtggcaaCACCGGATGGCCTGTACCTTGGACACTTTGCTCACTGATGACAAGTATCTGGACATCGTGGCCAG GTTTGTGGGACCGGCCACCACGGTGTCTGTCCCCTGCTACAACGGTGTCCGTGTGGAGGTGCGGACTGCAGGACAGGCGGTGGCAGAACTGGGGCGGAGGCTGGCACTTCTGGTTCTGACCTTGCAACAACTTGACCTCATGAATAGAGACCCGCCACGGATCTGCTTGACAGGACCCCCTGGCACTGGTTAG